From Stenotrophomonas nitritireducens, the proteins below share one genomic window:
- a CDS encoding TonB-dependent receptor codes for MSPTRIARRRLPAAHPLFVAVLAVLPFTAAAQDATTAQKEAATLDAVKVTAARKVENIQDVPVSISTVSGEKLDALASGGTDVRYLSGRVPSLNIESSFGRAFPRFYIRGYGNTDFRLNTSQPVSLVYDDIVQENPILKGFPIFDVEQVEVLRGPQGSLFGRNTPAGVVKFDSVRPSQEFEGYGKVGYGSDNLWNVEAAVGGALSARWSARVSALYQRRDDWVKNTGPGPNDGLEGYDESAVRAQFLYEGDNFEALLGAHKRHLNGTARLFRGNIFKKGSNDFVPGFDENKVSIDGLNHSELDSSGANARLSWDLGNYKLSSITGYETVDTFSVGDIDGTSGPYFTADVPFASETADGIPSHSQWTQELRLESQNEGPLNWQTGLFYFKEDYDVDSVSYDTTNGSKQDGFQRINQTNDAWAVFGGLTFQATDKLELRAGARYTIDKKDLKVKDYWNTGFSPCIAPTLSNPPGVAKCDLAGLLAAQQAAFAAGDAVDPYLSASTKDKKFNWDFSATYAVNDTVNVYGRVATGFRGSSIQSAGAFNDKTVADPETVLSFEAGVKADFWDNRARLNASVYHYRVKDQQLTAVGGAQGNANILLNADKSVGKGFELDLQAYLTDNLLVTLGSGYNHTEIKDADLSVAGCFSCTVTNPLDANGKVLINGNSLPQAPEWTHNMTARWSLPLADGTQLYVFTDWAYRSEVNFFLYQSKEFTGKSLLEGGLRVGYQWNDGDYDVALYGRNITNQIRATGGIDFNNLTGFINEPRLWGVEFKTRF; via the coding sequence CCTTCACCGCTGCAGCGCAGGACGCGACCACCGCCCAGAAGGAAGCAGCCACGCTGGATGCGGTGAAGGTCACCGCGGCACGCAAAGTCGAAAACATCCAGGACGTGCCGGTTTCCATCAGCACCGTCAGCGGCGAGAAGCTCGACGCGCTGGCCTCCGGTGGCACCGATGTGCGTTACCTGTCCGGCCGCGTGCCGAGCCTGAACATCGAATCCTCGTTCGGCCGTGCGTTCCCGCGCTTCTACATCCGCGGCTATGGCAACACCGATTTCCGTCTCAACACCTCGCAGCCGGTATCGCTGGTGTATGACGACATCGTGCAGGAAAACCCGATCCTGAAGGGCTTCCCGATCTTCGACGTGGAGCAGGTGGAAGTGCTGCGTGGCCCGCAGGGCTCGCTGTTCGGCCGCAACACCCCGGCCGGCGTGGTCAAGTTCGACTCGGTGCGTCCGTCGCAGGAGTTTGAAGGCTATGGCAAGGTCGGCTACGGCAGCGACAACCTGTGGAACGTGGAAGCGGCCGTGGGCGGCGCATTGAGCGCTCGCTGGTCGGCACGTGTGTCGGCCCTGTACCAGCGCCGCGACGACTGGGTGAAGAACACTGGCCCGGGCCCGAACGACGGCCTGGAAGGTTATGACGAGTCGGCCGTGCGTGCGCAGTTCCTGTACGAAGGCGACAACTTCGAGGCCCTGCTCGGTGCGCACAAGCGCCACCTCAACGGCACCGCACGCCTGTTCCGCGGCAACATCTTCAAGAAGGGCAGCAACGATTTCGTGCCCGGCTTCGACGAGAACAAGGTATCGATCGACGGCCTCAACCACTCCGAGCTGGACAGCAGCGGTGCCAATGCGCGCCTGAGCTGGGACCTGGGTAACTACAAGCTGTCGTCCATCACCGGTTACGAAACCGTGGACACCTTCAGCGTCGGCGATATCGACGGTACCTCGGGCCCGTATTTCACCGCCGATGTGCCGTTCGCATCGGAAACCGCTGACGGCATTCCCAGCCACTCGCAGTGGACCCAGGAACTGCGTCTTGAATCGCAGAACGAAGGCCCGTTGAACTGGCAGACCGGCCTGTTCTACTTCAAGGAAGATTACGACGTCGACAGCGTCAGCTACGACACCACCAACGGCAGCAAGCAGGACGGCTTCCAGCGCATCAACCAGACCAACGATGCGTGGGCGGTATTCGGCGGCCTGACCTTCCAGGCGACCGACAAGCTGGAGCTGCGTGCCGGTGCGCGTTACACCATCGACAAGAAGGATCTGAAGGTAAAGGACTACTGGAACACCGGTTTCTCACCGTGCATCGCGCCGACCCTGAGCAATCCGCCGGGTGTTGCCAAGTGCGATCTGGCCGGTCTGCTCGCCGCGCAGCAGGCAGCCTTCGCCGCTGGCGATGCGGTTGATCCGTACCTGTCGGCCTCGACCAAGGACAAGAAGTTCAACTGGGACTTCTCGGCCACCTATGCCGTCAATGACACCGTCAATGTTTACGGCCGCGTCGCCACCGGTTTCCGTGGCAGCTCTATCCAGTCCGCCGGTGCCTTCAACGACAAGACCGTGGCCGATCCGGAAACCGTGTTGTCGTTTGAAGCCGGCGTAAAGGCCGACTTCTGGGACAACCGTGCGCGCTTGAATGCCAGCGTCTACCACTACCGGGTCAAGGACCAGCAGCTCACCGCCGTGGGTGGCGCACAGGGCAATGCCAACATCCTGCTCAACGCCGACAAGAGTGTGGGCAAGGGCTTCGAGCTGGATCTGCAGGCCTACCTGACCGACAACCTGCTGGTCACCCTGGGCAGTGGCTACAACCACACCGAGATCAAGGACGCCGATCTGAGCGTGGCCGGCTGCTTCTCCTGCACCGTGACCAATCCGCTGGATGCCAACGGCAAGGTGCTGATCAACGGCAATTCGCTGCCGCAGGCGCCGGAGTGGACCCACAACATGACCGCGCGCTGGTCGCTGCCGCTGGCCGATGGCACCCAGCTCTACGTGTTCACCGACTGGGCCTACCGCAGTGAAGTGAATTTCTTCCTGTACCAGTCCAAGGAATTCACCGGCAAGTCGCTGCTGGAAGGCGGCCTGCGCGTGGGTTACCAGTGGAACGACGGTGACTACGACGTGGCCCTGTACGGCCGCAACATCACCAACCAGATCCGCGCTACCGGCGGCATCGACTTCAACAACCTCACCGGCTTCATCAACGAGCCGCGCCTGTGGGGTGTGGAGTTCAAGACCCGCTTCTAA